One genomic window of Globicephala melas chromosome 8, mGloMel1.2, whole genome shotgun sequence includes the following:
- the DCUN1D5 gene encoding DCN1-like protein 5 isoform X1 → MPVKKKRKSPGVAAAVAEDGGLKKCKISSYCRSQPPARLISGEEHFSSKKCLAWFYEYAGPDEVVGPEGMEKFCEDIGVEPENIIMLVLAWKLEAESMGFFTKEEWLKGMTSLQCDCTEKLQNKFDFLRSQLNDISSFKNIYRYAFDFARDKDQRSLDIDTAKSMLALLLGRTWPLFSVFYQYLEQSKYRVMNKDQWYNVLEFSRTVHADLSNYDEDGAWPVLLDEFVEWQKVRQTS, encoded by the exons ATGCCggtgaagaagaagagaaaatctcCTGGGGTGGCAGCGGCAGTAGCGGAAGACGGAGGCctcaaaaagtgtaaaatctccAG CTATTGCAGATCCCAACCCCCTGCTAGACTAATAAGTGGAGAGGAACATTTTTCAAGCAAGAAGTGCCTGGCTTGGTTTTATGAGTATGCAG GTCCTGATGAAGTTGTAGGGccagaaggaatggaaaaatttTGTGAAGACATTGGTGTTGAACCtgaaaat ATTATTATGTTAGTTTTAGCGTGGAAATTGGAGGCTGAAAGCATGGGATTTTTTACCAAGGAAGAATGGTTAAAGGGGATGACTTCATTAca gtgTGACTGCACAGAAAAGTTACAGAACAAATTTGACTTTTTGCGCTCACAGTTGAATGATATTTCTTCATTTAAGAATATCTACAGATATGCCTTTGATTTTGCAAGG GATAAAGATCAGAGAAGCCTTGATATTGATACAGCTAAGTCTATGTTAGCTCTTCTCCTTGGGAGGACATGGCCActgttttcagtattttaccaGTACCTGGAg CAATCAAAGTATCGCGTTATGAACAAAGATCAGTGGTACAATGTGTTAGAATTCAGCAGAACAGTCCATGCCGATCTTAGTAACTATGATGAAGATGGTGCTT GGCCTGTTCTTCTTGATGAATTTGTCGAGTGGCAGAAAGTTCGTCAGACGTCATAG
- the DCUN1D5 gene encoding DCN1-like protein 5 isoform X2, with product MEKFCEDIGVEPENIIMLVLAWKLEAESMGFFTKEEWLKGMTSLQCDCTEKLQNKFDFLRSQLNDISSFKNIYRYAFDFARDKDQRSLDIDTAKSMLALLLGRTWPLFSVFYQYLEQSKYRVMNKDQWYNVLEFSRTVHADLSNYDEDGAWPVLLDEFVEWQKVRQTS from the exons atggaaaaatttTGTGAAGACATTGGTGTTGAACCtgaaaat ATTATTATGTTAGTTTTAGCGTGGAAATTGGAGGCTGAAAGCATGGGATTTTTTACCAAGGAAGAATGGTTAAAGGGGATGACTTCATTAca gtgTGACTGCACAGAAAAGTTACAGAACAAATTTGACTTTTTGCGCTCACAGTTGAATGATATTTCTTCATTTAAGAATATCTACAGATATGCCTTTGATTTTGCAAGG GATAAAGATCAGAGAAGCCTTGATATTGATACAGCTAAGTCTATGTTAGCTCTTCTCCTTGGGAGGACATGGCCActgttttcagtattttaccaGTACCTGGAg CAATCAAAGTATCGCGTTATGAACAAAGATCAGTGGTACAATGTGTTAGAATTCAGCAGAACAGTCCATGCCGATCTTAGTAACTATGATGAAGATGGTGCTT GGCCTGTTCTTCTTGATGAATTTGTCGAGTGGCAGAAAGTTCGTCAGACGTCATAG
- the DCUN1D5 gene encoding DCN1-like protein 5 isoform X3 codes for MCDCTEKLQNKFDFLRSQLNDISSFKNIYRYAFDFARDKDQRSLDIDTAKSMLALLLGRTWPLFSVFYQYLEQSKYRVMNKDQWYNVLEFSRTVHADLSNYDEDGAWPVLLDEFVEWQKVRQTS; via the exons at gtgTGACTGCACAGAAAAGTTACAGAACAAATTTGACTTTTTGCGCTCACAGTTGAATGATATTTCTTCATTTAAGAATATCTACAGATATGCCTTTGATTTTGCAAGG GATAAAGATCAGAGAAGCCTTGATATTGATACAGCTAAGTCTATGTTAGCTCTTCTCCTTGGGAGGACATGGCCActgttttcagtattttaccaGTACCTGGAg CAATCAAAGTATCGCGTTATGAACAAAGATCAGTGGTACAATGTGTTAGAATTCAGCAGAACAGTCCATGCCGATCTTAGTAACTATGATGAAGATGGTGCTT GGCCTGTTCTTCTTGATGAATTTGTCGAGTGGCAGAAAGTTCGTCAGACGTCATAG